The following are encoded in a window of Rhizobium sp. WYJ-E13 genomic DNA:
- a CDS encoding ATP-binding cassette domain-containing protein has product MAEQRTPLVELKNISISFGGIHAVDNASVDLYPGEVVALLGHNGAGKSTLIKILSGAYKRDSGEILINGEPADIRNPRDAKKFGIETIYQTLAVADNVDAAANLYLGRELKTRWGTLDDVAMEHSAREVMGRLNPNFKRFKEPVKALSGGQRQSVAIARAILFNARILIMDEPTAALGPQETAQVGELIKQLKKEGIGIFLISHDIHDVFDLADRVSVMKNGQVVGHARTEDVTKDEVLGMIILGKVPPKAIPGPGAMQM; this is encoded by the coding sequence ATGGCTGAACAACGCACTCCCCTCGTCGAGCTGAAGAATATCTCGATCTCCTTCGGCGGCATTCACGCGGTCGACAATGCCTCGGTCGATCTCTATCCCGGCGAGGTCGTGGCCCTTCTCGGCCATAACGGCGCCGGCAAGTCGACGCTGATCAAGATCCTCTCCGGCGCCTACAAGCGTGATTCGGGCGAGATCCTGATCAATGGCGAACCGGCCGATATCCGCAATCCGCGCGATGCCAAGAAGTTCGGCATCGAGACGATCTACCAGACGCTCGCCGTCGCCGACAATGTCGACGCCGCCGCCAACCTCTATCTCGGCCGCGAGCTGAAGACCCGCTGGGGCACGCTCGACGACGTCGCGATGGAACATTCCGCCCGCGAGGTGATGGGCCGCCTCAACCCCAACTTCAAGCGCTTCAAGGAGCCGGTCAAGGCGCTATCCGGCGGCCAGCGCCAGTCCGTGGCGATCGCCCGTGCCATCCTGTTCAACGCCCGCATCCTCATCATGGACGAGCCGACGGCAGCCCTTGGTCCCCAGGAAACGGCGCAGGTCGGAGAACTCATCAAGCAGCTGAAAAAGGAAGGCATCGGCATCTTCTTGATCAGCCACGACATCCACGACGTCTTCGACCTCGCGGACCGCGTCTCGGTCATGAAAAACGGCCAGGTCGTCGGCCACGCCCGCACCGAGGATGTCACCAAGGACGAAGTCCTCGGCATGATCATCCTCGGCAAGGTGCCGCCCAAGGCCATCCCCGGCCCCGGCGCCATGCAGATGTGA
- a CDS encoding Rrf2 family transcriptional regulator, whose translation MILKSQVEWVLHCCAILAGLPDGRYLSTKALAELHGLPKEYLSKALQSLSQAGLVHSTLGPSGGYRLARPPAELTFLDIAEAVEGKARTFVCANIRANNPCRPKGYCDSSPCAVARIMWEADEAWRQKLRGVTLADLGEILSQETPPAIWKDTFEWVLKRAG comes from the coding sequence ATGATTTTAAAGAGCCAAGTCGAGTGGGTGCTTCATTGCTGCGCCATTCTCGCTGGCCTGCCCGATGGGCGCTATCTGTCGACCAAGGCGCTGGCAGAATTGCACGGGCTTCCGAAGGAATACCTATCCAAGGCACTGCAGAGCCTGTCTCAGGCAGGGCTCGTTCATTCGACCCTCGGCCCATCCGGTGGCTATCGCCTCGCAAGACCGCCGGCGGAATTGACCTTTCTCGATATCGCGGAGGCGGTGGAAGGCAAAGCGCGGACCTTTGTCTGCGCCAACATCCGCGCCAACAACCCCTGCCGCCCGAAGGGCTATTGCGACAGCAGCCCCTGCGCCGTGGCTCGCATCATGTGGGAAGCCGACGAAGCCTGGCGCCAGAAACTGCGCGGCGTCACGCTGGCGGATCTTGGAGAAATACTGTCGCAAGAAACGCCTCCAGCCATCTGGAAGGATACCTTCGAGTGGGTTCTAAAGCGCGCTGGATGA
- a CDS encoding mechanosensitive ion channel family protein, with translation MFGDDHFLPFLLINILGIAGIVVWHSQGRNRPTGRLIAQILFFTGMSLVLYMGGIAPHQPDDVYTEGFVALLSKSARILWWTHLAWTIIGFLHLYVRLNRKPREAHLIMDMAVAVVYVGMALSVTGFVFGMPIATLVTTSGIVAVILGLALQNTLGDVFSGIALTLGKAYAIGDWVQLNDGTAGRVTETNWRSTNLLTGANNIVVLPNSMLARQGLTSLSRPDETHQIVLTVRFAAGQRPSFVEEAMRSVLQASSRIVKDPPPAVALKTIDAIAIELELQFRVPSLAIGMSARNEIIDLIHDQCGASGLSLAVPAESLVHVPATTRGGSFAPSTGARSSSAL, from the coding sequence ATGTTTGGCGATGACCACTTCTTGCCGTTCCTTCTGATCAACATCCTGGGGATTGCCGGTATCGTCGTATGGCACTCACAGGGCAGGAACCGTCCGACAGGACGCCTGATCGCCCAGATCCTGTTCTTCACCGGCATGAGCCTCGTGCTCTACATGGGGGGCATCGCTCCGCATCAGCCCGACGACGTCTACACGGAGGGTTTTGTCGCGCTGCTCTCCAAATCGGCCAGAATTCTCTGGTGGACCCATCTCGCTTGGACGATCATCGGCTTCCTCCATCTCTATGTCCGACTCAATCGTAAGCCGCGGGAAGCCCACCTCATCATGGATATGGCTGTAGCCGTCGTCTATGTCGGCATGGCGCTGTCGGTCACGGGCTTCGTTTTCGGTATGCCGATCGCTACATTGGTGACGACCTCCGGCATCGTTGCCGTCATCCTGGGTCTGGCTTTACAGAACACGCTCGGCGACGTCTTTTCCGGCATCGCACTGACGCTCGGCAAGGCCTATGCCATTGGCGATTGGGTCCAATTGAACGACGGCACCGCGGGTCGTGTCACCGAGACTAACTGGCGCTCCACCAACCTGCTGACCGGCGCCAACAACATTGTCGTGCTGCCAAACAGTATGCTGGCGAGGCAAGGCCTGACCAGCCTCAGCCGCCCCGACGAGACGCATCAGATCGTGTTAACCGTGCGCTTTGCCGCTGGGCAAAGGCCAAGCTTTGTCGAGGAAGCCATGCGGTCCGTGCTTCAGGCTAGTAGCCGTATTGTCAAGGATCCGCCACCGGCCGTCGCCCTGAAGACCATCGACGCGATTGCGATCGAACTGGAGTTGCAGTTCCGCGTCCCCAGTCTCGCCATAGGAATGTCAGCCAGGAACGAGATCATCGATCTCATCCATGATCAATGCGGGGCAAGCGGTCTTTCGCTGGCTGTGCCTGCCGAAAGCCTCGTGCATGTGCCGGCAACAACCCGCGGCGGGTCTTTCGCTCCGAGTACTGGAGCGCGCTCATCCAGCGCGCTTTAG